A single window of Colletotrichum destructivum chromosome 9, complete sequence DNA harbors:
- a CDS encoding Putative ketol-acid reductoisomerase, 6-phosphogluconate dehydrogenase-like domain superfamily, protein MASRSFSKALRSPMARQLAAKPATQQRTFVAARSLVRASAQVTKAFAAPAQQQARGVKTMDFAGHKEDVYERADWPQEKLLEYFKDDTLALIGYGSQGHGQGLNLRDNGLNVIVGVRKNGQSWKDAQQDGWVEGKNLFDVDEAISRGTIVMNLLSDAAQSETWPAIKPQLVKGKTLYFSHGFSPVFKDVTKVDVPTDIDVILVAPKGSGRTVRSLFREGRGINSSFAVFQDVTGKAKEKAQALGVAIGSGYLYETTFEKEVYSDLYGERGCLMGGIHGMFLAQYEVLRERGHSPSEAFNETVEEATQSLYPLIGANGMDWMYEACSTTARRGAIDWTPKFKDALKPVFNSLYDAVKDGSETKRSLEYNGQKDYRQKFEAEMEEIRNLEIWRAGRAVRSLRPENQK, encoded by the exons ATGGCCTCCCGCAGCTTCTCCAAGGCGCTTCGTTCGCCAATGGCCCGCCAATTGGCGGCCAAGCCTGCCACCCAGCAGCGCACCTTCGTTGCTGCCCGCAGCCTCGTCCGCGCCTCTGCCCAGGTCACCAAGGCCTTCGCCGCCCCtgcccagcagcaggcccGTGGTGTTAAGACAATGGACTTTGCCGGTCACAAGGAGGACGTCTACG AGCGTGCCGACTGGCCTCAGGAGAAGCTCTTG GAGTACTTCAAGGACGACACCCTTGCCCTCATCGGCTACGGCTCTCAGGGTCACGGCCAGGGTCTCAACCTCCGTGACAACGGCCTCAACGTCATCGTTGGTGTCCGCAAGAACGGCCAGTCCTGGAAGGACGCCCAGCAGGACGGCTGGGTCGAGGGCAAGAACCTCTTCGACGTTGATGAGGCCATCTCCCGCGGCACCATCGTCATGAACCTCCTCTCCGACGCCGCTCAGAGCGAGACCTGGCCCGCCATCAAGCCCCAGCTCGTTAAGGGCAAG ACCCTTTACTTCTCCCATGGCTTCTCTCCCGTCTTCAAGGACGTCACCAAGGTCGACGTCCCCACGGACATCgacgtcatcctcgtcgctcCCAAGGGCTCTGGCCGCACCGTCCGCTCCCTCTTCCGTGAGGGTCGTGGTATCAACTCTTCcttcgccgtcttccaggACGTCaccggcaaggccaaggagaaggcccAGGCCCTCGGTGTCGCCATCGGCTCCGGCTACCTCTACGAGACCACCTTTGAGAAGGAGGTCTACTCTGACCTCTACGGTGAGCGTGGCTGCCTCATGGGCGGTATCCACGGCATGTTCCTCGCTCAGTACGAGGTCCTCCGTGAGCGCGGCCACTCCCCCAGCGAGGCCTTCAACGagaccgtcgaggaggccactCAGTCTCTGTACCCCTTGATCGGTGCCAACGGCATGGACTGGATGTACGAGGCCTGCTCCAccaccgcccgccgcggTGCCATCGACTGGACCCCCAAGTTCAAGGACGCCCTGAAGCCCGTCTTCAACAGTCTCtacgacgccgtcaaggatGGCTCCGAGACCAAGCGCTCCCTCGAGTACAACGGCCAGAAGGACTACCGCCAGAAGTTCGAGGCTGAGATGGAGGAGATCCGCAACCTGGAGATCTGGAGAGCCGGCAGAGCCGTCCG CTCTCTGCGTCCCGAGAACCAGAAGTAA
- a CDS encoding Putative ubiquitin-conjugating enzyme E2, ubiquitin-conjugating enzyme/RWD: MLKIWSMKKEQQKAENADTAGGKKKKVTAAQLRVQKDLSELSLGSTMKTDFPDPDDILHFTLTIEPDEGMYRTGRFTFTFDINQNFPHEPPKVRCKEKIYHPNIDLEGKVCLNILREDWKPVLNLNAVIVGLQFLFLEPNASDPLNKEAAEDLRLNREGFKRNVRTAMGGGTVKGQGYDRVLK, translated from the exons ATGTTAAAGATCTGGTCTATG AAGAAGGAGCAGCAGAAGGCTGAAAATGCCGACACTGCGGGAggtaagaagaagaaggtgacGGCTGCGCAACTGCGGGTGCAGAAAG ATCTGTCGGAGCTATCCCTCGGTTCGACAATGAAGACGGACTTCCCGGACCCCGACGATATTCTTCACTTCACGCTGACGATCGAGCCCGACGAGGGCATGTACCGGACCGGGCGGTTCACGTTTACGTTCGACATCAACCAAAACTTCCCTCACGAGCCGCCAAAAGTCCGGTGCAAGGAGAAGATCTACCACCCTAACATTGATCTCGAAGGCAAGGTTTGCCTTAACATCCTGCGTGAGGACTGGAAGCCTGTTCTCAATTTAAATGCGGTCATCGTCGGACTCCAG tttctcttcctcgagcCTAATGCTTCCGATCCCCTGAACAAGGAGGCCGCTGAGGACCTCCGACTCAACCGGGAAGGGTTCAAGCGAAACGTCCGGACCGCGATGGGCGGTGGTACCGTCAAGGGCCAGGGCTACGATCGTGTGCTGAAATAA
- a CDS encoding Putative chitin synthase, nucleotide-diphospho-sugar transferase — MAYRGGHENDYDGHNMQDLPAGSGRYHLPPQDEGVDDAGQSLLRDPHAPAPYESHLGAGETPGRPVSAYSLTESYAPGAGARTPVPGETAFASGFSHELDSDANGGGFGYGRPASTVDADESWTRRQQPGNQGGGLKRYATRKIKLTQGSVLSIDYPVPSAIKNAVQPKYRDVEGGSEEFMKMRYTAATCDPNEFTLKNGYDLRPRMYNRHTELLIAITYYNEDKMLLSRTLHGVMQNIRDIVNLKKSTFWNKGGPAWQKIVVCLVFDGIEKTDKNVLDVLATVGIYQDGVVKKDVDGKETLAHIFEYTSQLSVTPNQQLIRPVDDSPSTLPPVQFIFCLKQKNSKKINSHRWLFNAFGRILNPEVCILLDAGTKPSPRSLLALWEGFYNDKDLGGACGEIHAMLGKGGKKLLNPLVAVQNFEYKISNILDKPLESSFGYVSVLPGAFSAYRFRAIMGRPLEQYFHGDHTLSKILGKKGIDGMNIFKKNMFLAEDRILCFELVAKAGQKWHLSYIKAAKGETDVPEGAAEFISQRRRWLNGSFAASLYSLMHFGRMYKSGHNIIRMVFFHIQLIYNILQVLFTWFSLGSYYLTTTVIMDLVGNAVVSDDPELARHGWPFGDTATPIVNALLKYLYLAFVILQFILALGNRPKGSKYTYIASFVVFGLIQSYILVLSMYLVVQAFQKPIGEQISLDSGADFVASFFGGTNAAGVILVALVTIYGLNFIASFMYLDPWHMFTSFPHYLVLMSTYINILMVYAFNNWHDVSWGTKGSDKTEALPSAHVSKGEKDEAVVEEIDKPQEDIDSQFESTVKRALEPFKPEEEADKPDIEDSYKSFRTGLVVSWLFSNTFLIIVITSDNFDSFGIGDTASKRTASYFSFLLYSTAVLSLVRFFGFLWFLGRTGIMCCFARR; from the exons ATGGCTTACCGCGGGGGGCACGAGAACGACTATGACGGCCACAACATGCAGGACCTTCCTGCTGGTTCTGGCAGG TACCACCTGCCGCCCCAGGACGAGGgtgtcgacgatgccggccagTCTCTCCTGAGAGACCCTCATGCACCTGCTCCTTACGAGAgccacctcggcgccggcgagaccCCCGGCCGCCCCGTTTCCGCATACAGTCTCACAGAATCATATGCGCCTGGCGCCGGTGCTCGGACACCAGTTCCCGGCGAGACCGCCTTTGCTTCTGGCTTCAGCCACGAGCTCGATTCGGACGCCAATGGAGGCGGCTTTGGCTACGGCCGTCCCGCCTCCaccgtcgatgccgacgagaGCTGGACCCGCAGACAGCAGCCCGGCAACCAAGGTGGCGGTCTGAAGCGCTACGCGACCCGTAAGATCAAGCTCACCCAGGGCTCCGTCCTGAGCATCGACTACCCGGTCCCCAGTGCCATCAAAAACGCCGTCCAGCCAAAGTaccgcgacgtcgagggcggcagcgaggagtTCATGAAGATGCGCTACACCGCCGCCACTTGCGACCCCAATGAGTTCACCCTCAAGAACGGCTACGACCTGCGTCCCCGAATGTATAACAGACACACCGAGCTGCTCATTGCCATCACCTACTACAACGAGGACAAGATGCTGTTGTCCAGAACCCTGCACGGTGTTATGCAGAACATCCGCGAcatcgtcaacctcaagAAGTCCACCTTCTGGAACAAGGGTGGCCCCGCCTGGCAAAAGATTGTCGTCTGCCTCGTTTTCGACGGTATCGAAAAGACCGACAAGAACGTCTTGGACGTTCTGGCCACTGTCGGTATCTACCAGGATGGTGTCGTGAAGAAGGATGTCGACGGCAAAGAGACCCTTGCCCACATCTTCGAGTACACCTCGCAACTGTCCGTCACGCCCAACCAGCAGCTCATCCgccccgtcgacgacagccCCTCGACCCTGCCTCCCGTGCAGTTCATCTTCTGTTTGAAGCAGAAGAACAGCAAGAAGATCAACTCCCACAGATGGCTCTTTAACGCCTTTGGCCGCATCCTGAACCCTGAAGTCTGCATCCTGCTCGATGCCGGTACCAAGCCCAGTCCCCGATCGCTGCTCGCCCTTTGGGAGGGTTTCTACAACGACAAGGACCTGGGTGGTGCCTGTGGTGAGATTCACGCTATGTTaggcaagggcggcaagaAGCTTCTCAaccccctcgtcgccgtccagaACTTCGAATACAAGATCTCCAACATCTTGGACAAGCCTCTCGAGAGTTCGTTCGGTTACGTCTCCGTGTTGCCCGGTGCCTTCTCCGCCTACCGTTTCCGAGCCATCATGGGCCGCCCGCTTGAGCAGTACTTCCACGGTGATCACACTCTGTCCAAGATTCTCGGTAAGAAGGGTATCGACGGAATGAACATTTTCAAAAAGAACATGTTCTTGGCCGAGGATCGTATCCTCTGCTTCGAGCTGGTTGCCAAGGCCGGCCAGAAATGGCACTTGTCCTacatcaaggccgccaagggtGAGACGGACGTTCCCGAAGGCGCGGCCGAGTTCATCAGccagcgtcgtcgttggctcAACGgctccttcgccgcctctCTCTACTCGCTCATGCACTTCGGTCGCATGTACAAGTCGGGCCACAACATCATTCGCATGGTCTTCTTCCACATCCAGCTCATCTACAACATCCTCCAGGTTCTCTTCACATGGTTCAGCTTGGGTTCTTACTACCTGACTACAACGGTCATCATGGACCTTGTCGGGAATGCGGTCGTTTCCGACGACCCCGAGTTGGCCCGTCACGGCTGGCCTTTCGGCGACACGGCGACACCCATCGTTAACGCCCTGCTCAAGTACCTCTACCTGGCTTTCGTCATTCTGCAGTTCATCTTGGCTTTGGGTAACAGACCCAAGGGTTCCAAGTACACGTACATCGCCTCCTTTGTCGTCTTCGGTCTCATCCAGTCTTACATCCTCGTTCTCTCCATGTACTTGGTTGTTCAGGCTTTCCAGAAGCCCATTGGCGAGCAGATCAGTCTTGATTCTGGCGCGGACTTTGTCGCTAGTTTCTTCGGAGGTACGAATGCTGCTGGTGTCATTCTCGTCGCCCTGGTCACCATCTACGGTCTTAACTTCATCGCCTCCTTCATGTACCTCGACCCTTGGCACATGTTTACCTCGTTCCCGCACTACCTCGTCCTCATGTCGACGTACATCAACATTCTCATGGTCTACGCCTTCAACAACTGGCACGATGTGTCCTGGGGTACGAAGGGCTCAGACAAGACCGAGGCGCTGCCTTCTGCACACGTCAGCAAGGGTGAGAAGGACGAAGCCGTCGTGGAGGAAATCGACAAGCCGCAAGAGGATATTGACAGCCAGTTCGAATCGACTGTCAAGCGTGCTCTGGAGCCCTTCAAgcccgaggaagaggcagacAAGCCTGACATTGAGGATTCCTACAAGTCTTTCCGTACCGGTCTGGTCGTGTCTTGGCTCTTCTCGAACACCTTCTTGATCATTGTCATCACGAGCGATAACTTCGACTCGTTTGGCATTGGC GATACCGCATCCAAGCGCACCGCCTCGTACTTCAGCTTTTTACTGTACTCCACTGCCGTCCTTTCGTTGGTCCGTTTCTTCGGATTCCTTTGGTTCCTCGGCAGAACCGGTATCATGTGTTGCTTTGCCAGACGGTAG